The following proteins are encoded in a genomic region of Pungitius pungitius chromosome 17, fPunPun2.1, whole genome shotgun sequence:
- the LOC119219010 gene encoding CMP-N-acetylneuraminate-beta-galactosamide-alpha-2,3-sialyltransferase 1-like — translation MKTKVRLLILILITAGICVFWGDQVLQYVPPQEQRSCSCDQCLFENETLPIQNLSRFPQPLLSKNYNLSEEDYNWWKRLQPGGGSISAYRDKIKKIFERIPANPPVEAPRPGRCRTCALVGNSINLLRSHYGPLIDFQDYVIRINKGQTKGFEADVGNRTTHRVMYPASASQLDNTTHPVLFAFKIWDLGWITRVLGSQQSAKKSLFNKDLAMVLNPAFMRNVHDVWLKKKGYYPSTGFLALVLALNICDEVAVFGFGADSEGNWSHYWEQITYKRLRTGRHPGNVEYKMIEELAKHKVIKFYKGW, via the exons atgaaaacaaaagttCGCCTGCTCATTCTCATCCTGATTACTGctggcatttgtgttttttggggagaCCAAGTCTTACAATACGTTCCGCCTCAGGAACAAAGGTCCTGTTCTTGTGaccaatgtttatttgaaaatgaaacgtTGCCTATTCAGAATTTGAGCAGATTTCCACAACCACTTTTATCCAAGAACTACAATCTGTCAGAAGAGGATTACAACTGGTGGAAG CGCCTACAGCCTGGAGGCGGTAGCATCAGTGCCTACAGAGACAAAATCAAAAAGATTTTTGAGCGGATCCCAGCCAACCCTCCTGTTGAAGCTCCCAGGCCTGGCCGCTGCAGGACCTGTGCTTTGGTGGGAAATTCCATTAATTTGTTAAGATCACACTACGGACCTCTCATAGATTTCCAGGACTACGTCATAAG AATTAACAAGGGTCAGACCAAAGGCTTTGAAGCAGATGTTGGGAACAGAACGACTCATCGTGTCATGTATCCAGCGAGTGCTTCTCAGTTAGATAACACCACTCATCCAGTGCTGTTCGCATTCAAGATATGGGATCTTGGATGGATTACGAGGGTCCTCGGCTCACAACAGTCTGCAAA AAAATCCTTATTCAACAAGGATTTG GCGATGGTCCTTAACCCAGCTTTCATGAGGAATGTTCATGACGTGTGGCTGAAGAAGAAAGGCTACTATCCCTCCACCGGCTTCTTGGCTTTGGTTCTTGCCCTGAACATCTGTGACGAG GTCGCTGTGTTTGGTTTTGGAGCCGACAGTGAAGGAAACTGGAGTCATTACTGGGAACAAATCACCTACAAAAGACTAAGAACTGGAAGACATCCTGGAAATGTAGAGTATAAAATGATCGAGGAGCTAGCAAAGCATAAAGTAATCAAATTCTATAAGGGGTGGTAA